The genomic region CGCACCCATCCGATCCCGGCGGCGTCCTATCACGACAGCTGGGCGCGGACGCCGACCTTCCTGAACGGGCGCGCCTATGGCGGCACGGTGCTGCCGCTGGGTCCCGATTGGGGCGGGCCGCTGTTCCTGTCGCAATACCCGTTCCTGGGCATCGACCCGAGGGGATTGCGCGACGCCTATGCCGATTACGGCGCCCAGGCCCGGGCGCATGCGCTGGTCAACCGCCACCATTGCCTGGCGAATCCGCATGGCTGGCAGGGCTACGGCCCCGAGCTTTGGGGGCTGACCGCCAGCGACGACCCCTCGGGCTATGTCGCCCATTCCCCGACCGAGGACACCGGCACCATCACCCCCACCGCGGCGCTGTCGTCCTTTCCCTTCGCGCCCGATGCGGCGATGCCGGTGCTGCGCCACATGCACGACGTCCTGGGCGAACGCATCTGGGGCGAGGCCGGCTTCGTCGACGCCTTCTGCCCGGCACAGGACTGGGTGGCGGAAAGCCGGCTCGCCATCGACCAGGCGCCCATCGTCATCGGGTTGGAAAACCACCGCTCGGGGCTGATCTGGCGGCTGGTCTCGGGCCGGCCCGAGGTGCGGCGCGGGTTGCGGGCGCTGGGTTTCAGCGCGCCCTATCTGCCCATGGCCTGAACCGCCGCCTCCCGCGCCTCGACGGCTGCGAGAAAGGCCGCCGCCGACCAGGCCAGGTCGAGGCAAGAGGCCGGGGCGCCGCTGGCGCGGTCGAACTGCTCGGGCAGCGGGCCGGGGTCCGGTGCCACCGTCTGGATCAGGGCCATCCAGGCCTCGGCGCGGGCGAAGGCGTCGCGCTCGCCGGTCTGGGCGGCGATGCGGTAACGCAGTTCGGCAAAGCCCAGCGTCACCGGATACCAGGGGTTGCCGCCGCAATAGACATCGCCGGCGAAACGGCCGATGGCAGGCACCGCGCGGTCGCGGTTGATCGGGTAGAGCCCGGCAAAGATCCGTTCCAGCCCCGCCGCCGTGGCCCGGGTCCGCGGCGCCGTCAGGGCGAAAGGACCGTGGTCGCGGCCGGCGTGCAGGATGGCCAGGCAGGTGGCGCTGTCGAGCCCGCCCTCGGGCGCCTCGATGCTTTCGCGCCAGCCGCCGGTCGCCGGGTCGGCAGTGGTTTCGATCAGGCCCGCCAGCCGGTCGGCAGCGGCCTGATGGCCGGCGCGGTCCAGCGCATCCCATTGCGCCAGCAGGGTGAAGGTGGTGCGCCGCGGCGGCTCTTCCTCCCAGGGACCGATGCAGGGCCGGCCGGCCACGCGCAGCACATGGGCGATGTCGCGGGCGATCAGCGCATGGGCCAGCGTGCCGGCCGCCTCGGGCAGTTCCGCCAGAACCGCCATCAGCGCCGAGGCCCGCAGCGCCGGGCCGTCGTCCTGCGGCCGGCTCCACTGTTCCAGGTCGGGCGTGCCGTCGGGCGCGACGCGCGGCTCCTGCAGCCAGGCATCGCCCGCCATCGCCGCCAGTTCCGCGTCGGGGCGCAGGAATGGGGCGAGGCCGGGCCGGCAGGTGGCGCGCAGCGGGTTTTCCGCCGGCCCCCGGCGCGCCGGGTCGGAAATCGCCAGGGAAAAGTCGATGAAGTCGCCGACGAAGCGCCGCCAGAACCCCCGCGCCGGCGGATCGGCCCGGATCGCCAGCGGCACCGCGCGCAGCACGATGGCGGAATCGCGGATCCAATGGTGGAAATAGTCCGGCTCGGGGTTCCAGTCCGCCGCCCGCGGCGAGGCCAGGACCGAGCCCGCCGCCGGCCGCACGGTCCAGCCGAAGCCCTCGCGCCGGCGGGTCAGATGCGTGGCCGAGCAGGCGCTGCGCAGGGCGCGGGCCGAGGCCAGGCGCTGCGCCGCGATCCAAGCCGGATCGGGCGCCGCCACGCTCAGGCGCCGAGCGCGGCCAGCGCGGCCGCCAGCATGTCGGCGCAGGCCGCCCCGGCGGGGCAATGATGCGCGTCCGGCAGCGCCGCGAAGAAGCGCGCATTCGGCGCCGCCGCGAAATAGGCGCGGGCCTCCTTCAGCGGCACCAGCCCGTCCGCCGCCCCGGTCACCACCGCCAGGGGTGCGACGGTGCGATTCAGGGCAGGCTCGGCATCGGCTGTCCGCATTTCCTCGAAATAGCCCGGCGCCTCGGAGCGGACCTCCTCGATCGCCGCCGGTCCCATCGCCTCGCGCGCGGCCATCAGCACCCGGCCCGACATCGGCGGCGACACCGCCAGGACGTGATGCGCATCGGGGCTGGCGGCGGCCAGATGGGCGATGGCGAAGGCGCCGATGCTGTGGCCGGCCAGCGCCCGCGGCGCCCCGGGCCATTGCGCGGCGATCCAGGCCCAGGTCGCGGCGGCGGCGGCGGTATGGCCGGCGAAAGAGATCAGCGCCGGTGGGCCCGACCCGGGCAGGGCCGCCGAATGCGGCAGTTCCGGCGCCGCGACCCGCCAGCCGCGGGCCAGATAGGCGCGGGCGATCTCGGCGATCTGGGGCTGGCCGGGCGCCCCGTTGCGGCCATGGACCAGAAGCACGGTGCCCTTCGGCGGCCCTTCCGGCTCGGCCACCACCACGGGAATGGGGACGGCCGCAGCCGTCGCCTCCATGCGGCGGGCGGTATCGGTCCAAGGGGCGCAGGGCTGTGTCATCGCCCGTTTCTAGCGCGGCCTGCGGCGGGCTCCAATAGCCCGCCGCAGCGGGGCCGCGATTTTCCGGCCCCGGCTTGCTGCCTTGCCCCGGGTCGCCCGGTCAGGCGCCGCGCGGCGCTGGCGCGATCACCAATCGTCGCGGTAGCGGCCGGGCCGACGATCCCCGGCGCGGCCATAGCGGCGGCGATCCTCCTCGTCGTCCCGCAGCGCGTCCTGGCGGCGGCGGCGCTCGGCGCCGTCGTCGCCGAACCACGAGGCGACCTCGTCCCCGGCCCGGTCCATCCAGTCCCGATCCCGCGCATCGCGCGGGTCGCGGTCGTCCCAGTGCGGGCGGCGATGGGTGCCATAGGCCCCGCCCTCGTCCCCCCGGCCATAGCCTCGACGGTCGTCGCGGTCATCCTCGGCATAGCCGCGCGACCTGCCGGAATAATCGCCGTAGGGCGTGCCATAGGCGCCGCGGCCATAATCGCCATAGCCGCGCTCGCCGCCATAGGCGCGGCCCCGGTCGTGGTCGCGGTCGTCCTGCCCGTAGCGGTCGGCGCCGTAGGCACGGCCGCCATAGCCGCGGCCATTGCGGTCTTGGTCTGCCCAGCGATCTGCCATGTCATCCTCCTGTGTCAGGGATCGCAGCCGTCGCGGACGGCTGGGGGCGGAGAACCGGGGCCGCCCCGGAATGTTCCTGGCCGGGTCCCGAAAGGTGACGGCAGAGCGCGCGGGAACATCGGCCGCCCTTTGCCGTTGTGCTGGCAGCGTCGTTGCCAGAGGGGGGAAATATGGCGGAGGAAAAGCTTTTCACCCTGGGCATCGAAGAGGAATACCTGCTGGTCGATGCCGAGACCGGCGCCCTGCGCGAAGCGCCCGACGCGCTGATGGCCGCCTGCAAGGCCGAGCTGAAGGACCAGGTCAGCCCCGAATTCCTGCGCTGCCAGATCGAGGTCGGCACGCCCCCCGCCGCCGACGTGACCCAGGCCCGCGCGCATCTGGCGGCGCTGCGCGGCAGCATCGCGCGCCATGCGGCGGAATTCGGCCTGGCGCCGATCTCGGCCGCCTGCCATCCGCTGGCGGACTGGCGCGACCAGGACCATACCGACAAGGACCGCTACAACCAGCTGTCCCATGAAATGGGCGGGGTGTCCCGGCGCATGCTGATCTGCGGCATGCATGTCCATGTCGGCGTGCCAGACCCGGCCCTGCGCATCGACCTGATGAACCAGCTGTCCTGGTTCCTGCCGCATCTGCTGGCGCTGTCGGCCTCCAGCCCGTTCTGGCAGGGCGAGGACACGCTGCTGGCCTCGTATCGCACCACGGTCTTCGCCGGCTATCCGCGCACCGGCCTGCCGCCGCGCTTTGGCAGCTGGACCGAGTTCGAGCGCGCGGTCGCCGCCCTGTCCGAGATCGGCATCATCGAGGACGGCAGCAAGATCTGGTGGGACCTGCGCCCCTCGGTCCGCTTCCCGACGCTCGAAACCCGCATCTGCGACGCCTGCCCGCGGCTCGACGACGCCATCACCCTGGTCGCGCTGGTGCAGGCGACCATGCGCATGCTGTGGCGGCTGTCCCGCAAGAACCTTCGCTGGCGGCAATACGACAATTTCCTTTTGGGCGAGAACCGCTGGCGGGCGACGCGCTATGGGCTGACCGAAGGGCTGATCGACTTCGGCGCCCATCGCATCCTGCCCTTCGACGAGATCGCCGAGGACTGGCTGGCCGCCATCTCCGAGGACGCCGATGCGCTTGACAGCCAGGCCGCCGTCGCCGGCCTGCGCGACATGATCGCACGCGGCAGCGCCGCCGAACGGCAGCGCGCGGTCCACGCCGCCGCCCTGACCGGCGGCGCCGGCCCCGAAGAGGCCTTCCGCGAGGTGGTGATGTGGCTGGTCGAGGAATTCCGCCGCGGCCTCTAGCGGGCCGCTGAAACGGTCGCTTCAGAGGGCATCGTTGCGGAAATTATCCTGGATCCGGTGAAAACCGGAAAGAAACCGGGCATTTCCGGGTGATTCCAGGCAAATTCTCTGGTTTCCAGCGCGGAATGCGCCGTCACGCTGATTTTTCAGAAGCCTGCTAGAAGGCCTCTGGAATGTCTCCAGGCCGAGAAGGCTCTCGCTTGCAGCGAATTCTGCATCAAACCCTTTGATGCACCTGGCATGATGGTTTCGATCATCAATTCGCCCTTGGCCTTGGGGCGGCGTGCGGCGTTGCCGGCGACCATGGTTGCGGTGAAGCGGAAGCCGACCTGTTCGACGCCACAATAGACGGTCTGCGTCAGGCCGCCGACGGTCTTGGGTCCCGCCGAGGCCTATTCGAGGCGTTTGCGACGTCTTTTGGATCGAGCCTGCACCGGATCAACCGCTCCGCCGCAATCAGGGGACGGACGAAGCCGCGCAGCGTGCCTCGAACGCGGCATCGAGACAGGCCGGCGCTTCTTTCACCACCCGCAGAAATTGCAGCGGATGCCGCGGGGAGGCGCGCCGCAAGGTTCCCGGCGCTGAAACCCGCTCGCCTCGACCGGCCCGGGCATCTGCAACCCCCGTCGCGCCGAAGGTGAATCGTGTTCCCGAAGCCGGCTTCAGGACCGACGTCTTCGGCAGGCTGCCGGCCGGTGCCGGACGGCGGCTTTCCCTCGCCTCGGAACAATGCGCCCCGCCCCGGGTTCCCTCCCGACACGCATAAAACCGGAGGAACAACGATGCGCAACCAATTGCTGGTCCTTGGCCTTGCCCTGCTGCCGATTGCCGCCCATGCCGAGGACGCGCGGGCGACCTTCCTGGACAGGAACGGTGAGGAGGCCGGAACCGCGACGCTGACCGCGACGCCGGGCGGCGTGCTGATCGGGACCGAGGTGACCGGTCTGCCGCCAGGCCGGTGGGTCGCCTTCCACATCCACGAAACCGGCACTTGCGACCACGCCACCAGCCATGAATCCGCGGGCGGGCATTTCAACCCCTCGGGCGCGCCGCATGGCGTGCTGTCCGAAGGCGGTCCGCACGCCGGCGACATGCCGAATATCTGGGTGGATGCCGAGGGCACCGCGCGGGCGCAGGTGTTCAATCCGCTGGTGACGCTGGCCGAGGGCGACAATGCGATCAAGGGCCGGGCCCTGATGATCCATGCGGGACCCGACGACTACCAGACCCAGCCCACCGGCGGCGCCGGCGACCGGCTGGGCTGCGCGGTGATCGAATAGGCGCCTAGCCGCCCTCGCCTTCGCCGGCACCCAGATGCACCATCCGGCTGCGCAATTCGCAGCGCAGGCCGGCGGGGTCGTGCAGCATGTCGCTTTCGCCCATGAAGTCCTGCGCCAGCACGTCCTCGATGATGAGCGAGCCGAAGCCCTTGCCGTCGACGGGTTGGGGCGGCGGCCCCCCCGATTCCGTCCAGATCAGGCGGAACGGATCCTCGCTGCCCGGCTTGCCGCCGGTCCAGTTGATATCCACCACGCCCCCGGGCACGGACAGAGCGCCGTATTTCAGCGCATTGGTCGCCAGTTCGTTGATCGCCAGCGCCAGGGTCAGCGCCTGCTTGGCCGACACCCGGATCGGCGGCCCCTCGATGTGGAACCGGCCCTGCCCCGTGCGGAACGGCAGCAGCGCCTGCTGGACCACCCGGCCGATCTCGGCGTCCAGCACGCCGGAATCGGTCAGCAGCGATTGCGCCTGCGCCAGGGAGCCGATGCGCTGGCGCAGGATGTCGCCCGCCTCGTCGCCCTCATGGCTTTGCAGCGTCTGGTTCACGATGGCCGAGACCACCGTCAGCGTGTTCTTGATGCGGTGGCCCAGCTCGCCGTTCACCAGCCGCAGCTGCCGGCCCATCTCGACCTTGCCGGTGGTCTCGATCACCGTATCGATCATGCCGCGCACCACGCCGCTTTCGTCCCGGATCGGACTGTAGCAGAAGGTGAAATGGCAGGGCTCTGGATAGCCGTAGCGGTCGAGGACCAGCGGAAAATCCTCGATGAAGGTGGCCTCGCCGGCATAGGCGCGTTCGGCGATCGGGCCGATCTGCGGCCAGACGTCGCTCCAGATGTCGGCCCAGGAACGGCCCAGCACGTCGCCCTTGTCGCCCAGGATCGGCCGGAAGGCGTCGTTGTAGAAGGTGACCAGCCCCGGCCCCCAGACGATGCTTTTGGGAAACTTCGAGTTCAGCGCCATGCCAAGCGCGATCTTCAGGGCCGAGGGCCAATTCTCCGGCGGGCCGATTTCGCTGCTGGACCAGTCATGGGCACGAATGGCTTCGGCCATCTCGCCGCCGCCATCCAGAAAATGAACCGAACCCATTCCCGTGTCTCTCCCTCGCCACTCGGCTGCCGCCCGCCGCGGCATAATCCGCCACCGCGCGGCACAAGGCAACGTGGAAAACGGTTTTCGGTTCTCGCGCAAGCCGCCAATAAACAAAAGAAAAGCGCGGCCGGCCGCCCGGCAGGCGGAGGTGGGGCCAATCGGTCCGCCGACGCCCCCGGGGGAACAATTCCGCGCCCGCCCCGTTGCTGATCGAAGCGTCCCATCATCCGCAGGGGCATCATGGCAGACCACCTGAGATTTCGGCCCGCTGGGGCCAGAGGCGCTGCATCTGTGCATCGACATGCAGCGGCTGTTCGCCCCCGGCTCGCCCTGGGCGGTGCCCTGGATCGAAAACACCCGTCCCGCCGTCGCGGCCCTGGTCGCCGCGCTGCCCGAGCGCACGGTCTTCACCCGCTTCATCCCCCCGGAGGGCCAGGGCGCCGCGCCCGGCACCTGGGCGCGCTATTACGCCGAATGGCCCCAGATGCTGCGCGGGCGCCTGGACCGGGAATGGCTGGAGCTGCTGCCGGAACTGGCGCGGCACGTCCCGCCCGCGCGCGTGATCGACAAGCCGGTCTATTCGCCCTGGCACGACGGCCGCCTGCACCGCTTCCTGCGCAGCGCCGGGATCAGCGCGCTGGCGATCTCGGGGGGCGAGACCGACATCTGCGTGCTGGCCACCGTGCTGGGCGCGGTGGATCTGGGCTATCGGGTGGTACTGGTCAGCGACGCGGTCTGTTCCTCGACCGACCGCGGCCACGACGCGGCGATGACGCTCTATCGCCAGCGGTTCTCGCAGCAGATCGAGGCCGCGCCGCTGGCCGAGGTCTTGGAGAGCTGGATTGCGGCATAGAGGGGGAACAAACCCTGCCCCGGGCGGGTTTCCTCCTTGCCGCAGGCGAGGACCACCGACAAAAACAAGGAGCTTCCCATGTCAGCACCCCGCACCAACATCGAAAAGCAGAAGCGTCACCATCTCGTGCCGATCATCGGCATCATCGCCGTCGTGCTGATCGCGCTGGCCGGGTTCCTGTGGTGGTTCGGCGACGAGACCAACGACCCCGAGATCCCGGGCCAGACCCCCGGTCCCGCGGACGAGATCGCCGCCCCGCCCGATGCGACCCCCGCACCCGCGCCCGACGCACCTGCAACCGACGCCGCCCCCGGCACCGCGACGGGCACCGGCCAGACGCAATAGGTTCGCCAGTGCCGCTTTGACGAGGACCACGACGATGGCGAACAGGAAAGCCGCCTCCTGCATCTCTCCGGCGGGGACCGGGCATTTCTACCGCAATGCGGATCTGCACGGCCTGCGGCTGGCGTTGTGGGAAGACGCGGGAAGCGGCTCGGTCGCGGCTTATCTGCGCGACGCCGGCGCCTGGGTCGAGGTATTGATGAATCAGGCGTCGCATGTGCAATCTCCGGCGCTGCCGCCGATGATGGCGCGCTGCACCTTCTCGGCATTCTGGCCCGAGGACGACCGCGCCGGCATCCGCTTCAGCGGCGTCGACGTCATGGCTGCGGCCCTGAACCCCTCGGGGCTGCTGGAGGTCGACGCGGCGGTGCTGAACCTGCGCCAGCCGACTCCGCTGGCGCAAAGCCTTCAGGCGGCCGGGATTCCCTTCGTCATGTTCGCCGACGAAACCGATCTTGGCTTGGGGCTCTATCCGCATGGCAGCTGCGTGCCCCGCAGCGATGGGCCCGAGGCGCTGGCCTCGGCCGTGCTGGTCCATACCGCGCTGTATCGCGCCGATCTGTGCTGCAGGCCCGACATGACGGTGACCGAGATGCTGCCGCGGCTGCGGGCGATGGCCCGCTTCCTGGTCCAGGACAAGGCGCTGGCGGACGATCTGGTGGCCCAGGCCATGGAACAGGCCATCGCCCTGCTGCCGCATCTGGATTGCGAGCGTGAAACCGGCGCGCTTCTGGTGCTGCTGATCGAGCGCATCTGGTGCCGGCAGAAACTGTCCCGCCCGAACTGATCCGCCTTACGGCCGCAGCGCAAAGGCCAGCGCCGCCGCCAGCAGGACGGCAAGCACCAGCACCAGGACGATGGCTCGGGCCCAGCCCGGCCGCCGTTCGGCATCGGGCGACGCTCTACCGCGCGCCCGTTCCGCCCGCCGCGCCAGATGCAGCTGTTCGGGACTGATCGGCGTGCCCGCGGCCTCGTCGTCGGTGCCAAGCGGCGCCGCCGCCGGGTCCGGGAAACAGACCTTGTCCCCGGTGCGGCCGGCGTCGATATCGTCCCGCAGGCTCAGAGGGTTCGCGGCGGTCTTGCGGGGCCTGGGCATGTTCGGGTCCTTCCGTTGGGAAAGAGGGCCTTGCGGCCCCCTTTCGTCACCTGGCGTCAACGGCGCCCGCGCGAGGAGTAACGGCGGTCGTCGTCGTCATCGTCGCGGCGGTGATCCCAGCCGCGGCGCGCCGCCTCGGCATGGCCGCGGGAATCGCCGAACCAGCCGCCCTGGCCGCGGTCGCGGGAATAGTCGTCGTCCCGGTCGCGCGAGGAATAGCTGCGGCGGTCGTCGTCGTCGCGGCGCGACGAGGCATAGCGGCGATCATCGTCGTCATCCCGGCGCGAGGAACGCCCGCGCGAGGAATAGCGGTCGTCGTCATCGTCGCGGCGATGGTCCCAGCCGCGGCGTGCCGCCTCGGCGTGACCTTCGGAATCGCCGAACCAGCCGCCCTGACTGCGGTCGCGGGAATAGTCGTCGTCCCGGCCGCGCGAGGAATAGCTGCGGCGGTCGTCGTCGTCGCGGCGCGACGAGGCATAGCGGCGATCATCGTCGTCATCCCGGCGCGAGGAGCGCCCGCGCGAGGCATAGCGGTCGTCGTCGCGGTCGCTGGTGAAGCGGCCGCGGCTGTCGCGGTCGCGGTCGTCGTCATAGCGCGAGCGGCTGCCGCGGTCGTCGTCGCGGCTGCTGGTGAAGCGACCCCGGCTGTCGCGGTCGCGGTCGTCGTCGTAGCGACCCGACCCCCGGCCGCCGCGGCCACTGTCGTCGTCATCGCTGACGAAACGTCCGCGTTCGTCGCGTTCAGGCATGTTCGAGTTCCTCGGCATGATTTCCTCCTGATTTGCCATGAGGTGCCGCAGTTGCGGCCTTGCATCGCCGTCCCGGTCGGACGGCGCCGTCATGCAGGCGCGGATGCGCCTGCCCAGGGCGGCGGGTTCCACCCCGGCCGCCTTGGCCTTGGCGAAAAGGCCGTTGCGCGGCTTCTCCTCGCGTTCGATGATGTCTCCGATCAGCCGGGCCGCGACGCGCAGCGCCGCCAGTTCCAGCGGCCCGTCCAGGTGCCGATCCGCCCGCCCGAGCAGGAAGGACACCAGGTCGGTGTCGATGGCGATCTCGGCCAGCAGCGGGAATTCCTGCAGCCCGGCCTGCACCGAGGCGTCATGGACCAGGCCATGCGCCTCGGCATGTCTGCTCCAGGCCTCGGCCAGCCGCGGCAGCAGGTTCTCGGCCGCATCGCCGTCGGCGATGTTCGCGCATTCCCCCAGAAGCGCCCGCAGGGCCTTGTGATGCTCGCGCAATTGCGCAAAGCCGTCGCCTTCGGTCCCGGTCTTGTCCTGCCCGGTCCCTGCGGCGGCAGCGGTGCCGGTCACGACCGTCTCGTCCTCCGGCTGGCCCGCATCGGCCGGCTCATCCTGGTCCTGGGCCTTGTTTCTCGATGGTTCGGTGTCACGCGCCATGAGCTTGCCTCCATGCTGTGGGGCCGATGAACCGGCGCCGGCATGGAATGTTCCCGAAGAAGATCGCGCATCGGCGCGGATCCCCGCTTGCGGCCCCGTCGCCCTGCCGCCGCGGCGTCGGTCCGAAGCGGACAAATCGCTGGAAATGCCGCGAAATCCCGGCATCGCCCGAATGTGAGCGGGATTGACTGCAACACTGACCGAATATTCCGGTTGGCAAGACTCGCCAATCCGCGCGGTTCGATTAAGATATATCAAGTCCACGAAAAGGAGTCCCTGATGGCCAACAGCGAAAGCGGCCCGGTTGTCGATCCAGAGCTCGACAAGGCACTGTCCGAGCTGCTGGCGCAGACGGAAAAAGAGCCCATCTCGCCGCGCCTGCGCGAGTTGGCGAAGCGTCTGGAATCGGCGCTAGACGATGCCCGGCAGCGCCGGAGCGGCCCGACCCGCTGAGCCGGCTCCGTTTTCCGCCGCCGGAATTATTTTCGCGGAACCTTCTTTCCTGCCCGGCATTGAGTCCGCAGCGGCCATGGGGGAGCAGGACTGTCATGTCGGACGACATACTCGGACACATTCCAGCGCTCCGAGCCTATGCGCGTGCCTTGTGCAAATCCCATCCGGATGCCGAGGACTTGGTTCAGGAAACCTTGCTGCGCGCCATCGAAAACGCCCATCGCTATCAGCCAGGCACCAATATGCGCGCCTGGCTTTTTACCATCATGCGCAACCGTTTCTTCACCAACTGCCACAAGGCCGCGCGCGAGCGCACCGGGTCGGCGGACTGCGCCTCGCTGGTGCCGCAGGTCAAGGCGGATCAGGAGTGGCACCTGCAGGCCAACGAACTGAAGGCCGCCCTGGCCGAGATGCCCGCGCATTACCGCGAGGCGATCATCCTGGTCGGGGCGCTGGGGGAAAGCTATCAGGACGCGGCGCGAATTCTCGACTGCGACATCGGCACCATCAAGAGCCGGGTGAACCGCGCCCGCAACATGCTGCGCAAGGTGCTGGAACCGGCCTTCTGACTCGGGACGGTCGCAACCGCAGCGACAACGGGAGAAAGGCCCCGCCCGGACCGGGCGGGGCCTTTCCAGTCAGCCGGCGGCCTCGGCGTTCGCTTCGCTCTCGGCGATGTCGGTCAGCAGTTCGTCGGTCGAGGATTCCTCCTCCAGCGTCTGTTCGAGCAGCGCCACCGCCTCTTTCAGGCCCAACTGCTTGGCCCATTGCCGCAGCGTGCCGTAGCGGGCGATCTCGTAATGCTCGACTGCCTGGGCGGCGGCGATCAGGCCGGCGTCCAGCGCCGGGGCGCCCTTGAAAGCCTCCATCACCTCTTCGCCCTCTTCGATGATGCCGTCGATGGCGTGGCAGGTCTTGCCGCGCGCGGGCTTGCCCAGGATCTCGAACACCTGCTGCAGCCTTTCGATCTGGCCCTGGGTCTGGTCGCGATGGGTCTCGAAGGCCTCGCGCAGGCGTTCGGACTGGGCGCCGCGGGCCATCTTGGGCAGCGCCTTCAGGATCTGCCGCTCGGCATAGTAGATGTCTTTCAGCGTGTCGTGGAAAAGATCGTCGAGGACCTTGTCGGGCATCGGGGGTCTCCTTCCGGGATGAGCCGGCCTTCGGCGGCCGGGATCGGGTTGCGGGAGCGGTGAACCGCAAGCGCCGGCAAATGTTCCCGGGAACAAAGCGCGCTGCCGGCGGTTCGCCCTTCAAGCGAAAAGGAGGACCCGACATGACCCGTCCCATCGCCATGGCCCGCTTCGACCTGGGCTGGCCGCTGGCCGGCGCCTTTGCGACCGTGCTGTCGGGGCTGGTGCTGGGCGCGCTGGCCGCCGCCCGCGGCCTTCCGGCCTGGGCGCCGCTGAACGCCACCACCCATGCCCTTTATGGTCCCGAGGTGACGCGGACGGCGCTGGATCTCGGCCATACCGGGCTGGGCGCGGCGATCCATGTCGCCGCCTGTTTCTTCTGGTCGGCGGTGGCGGTGCTGCTGATCCGCCGCGCACCCCGCGGCGGCAGCGGCTTGGCCTGGATCGCCGGGCTGGGCACCGCCACCATGGCCGGCCTGGTCGATTACGGCCTGCTGCCCGCACGGCTGAGCCCGGGCTGGGAGCTGGTGCTGCCGCCTCTGGGTGTGGCGGCCGGGCTGGCGGCGATGGGCGTGGGCATGGCACTGGGGCTGATGGCGGCCGCCGCCCTTGGCCGCGATCGGGTCGATGCGGCACCGCGTCCTCGCACCGCGCCGAACACCGGCACGGCGGCGCCGCGGCTCGAGCCGCCGCCCTCGCCCGTCGAGCAGCTGCGGCACCCGGCGCCGCATGTGCTGGACCAGCGCCAGCAACGCATCGACCCGGCGGATGTGGTGACCGAGGACCCGAACCGGCTGGGCAACGGCATGAAGCAGCCCGGCGATCCCGAAACCGACGAAAGGCCCGACCGATGACCGATTACCCGAAGCCGCCCTTTCCGAAACAGGAACAATCCCTGCCCGGCAGCTTTCAGAAGATGGACCCGCGCCCCGACCACGGCGAGGACAGCTGGAAGGGCGCCGGCCGGCTGCAAGGCAAGGTCGCGCTGATCACCGGCGGCGACAGCGGCATCGGCCGCGCCGTGGCCATCGCCTATGCCCGCGAGGGCGCCGACTTGGCGCTGTCCTGGCTGAACGAGACCGCCGATGCCGCCAGCACCGCCGAACTGGTGCGAAACGCCGGCCGCGAATGCCTGTCCCTGCCCGGCGA from Paracoccus aminovorans harbors:
- a CDS encoding sigma-70 family RNA polymerase sigma factor, translated to MSDDILGHIPALRAYARALCKSHPDAEDLVQETLLRAIENAHRYQPGTNMRAWLFTIMRNRFFTNCHKAARERTGSADCASLVPQVKADQEWHLQANELKAALAEMPAHYREAIILVGALGESYQDAARILDCDIGTIKSRVNRARNMLRKVLEPAF
- a CDS encoding YciE/YciF ferroxidase family protein, which produces MPDKVLDDLFHDTLKDIYYAERQILKALPKMARGAQSERLREAFETHRDQTQGQIERLQQVFEILGKPARGKTCHAIDGIIEEGEEVMEAFKGAPALDAGLIAAAQAVEHYEIARYGTLRQWAKQLGLKEAVALLEQTLEEESSTDELLTDIAESEANAEAAG